ACAGCCCTTTTAAGCTTCTGCAAAAAGAACAGACATTACTGGGGAACCATGTGAGGAGATAAAGAAGGGTGTAGTAAGTCAAGCAAGACAGTAGCCACTTAAGCAAGGCTAAAACAGAAAGTGGAGCCATTAAAATATTCATAGTATCTGGAGGAAAGATGAATAAAAAGGGAATAGAGTGATGCACGTGTCTGGGTGGGGCACGGGTCAGTCCAACCAGACATGACCTTCACCTCCCATCCCGCTATAACCCGTCCCCCCACTTTACCACTTAACCAGACCAGCTACCCAAACCACCCCTGCATGGGTTTACTTACCACCCAACCCAGGCACCCATGCGGATGGAAGTAACGTCAGCATGGACCAGAAGTTACGACACTCCAGAGGCGGCTAAACCAGGTTAAGATCAGCGAGGGTGGGAGTAAATGCCCAACCAGTTTCAGATCTTTAAAAAGGAGTATACAAAGCTGCACACTAGATTTAAACCCTTCTGAGCAGGGATCTCTAATCCTATATTTATCCTGCAACCCCAAATGCTTAAATTACTGTAAGAATTTCTATTTTAAGGTATTGTATAGTTCTGCATAACTAATTGTTATGCAATCTTCTATGGTCCATGTTTTGGGCCTTACTAATCATTTAGAATCGATGGATGCCAGATGAACTCTACTGATAAATGTCTGTGGGTTATTAGCCAACAACACAGggaccaaacagccaatcaattAGTCCAAGGTACAACTTATCAGATAAGCCATTAGAAGAACACCACCAGAGGATCACATGAATTAATAATCATTCTTGTGATTAGATTATTATTAAGGGAGTAAATATCAATTATATTGTTACCACTTTAAATTGGTTTTTCAAAGATCAATTCTTACCAGCTGTGTAGGGTACTGGATACTGGGCAGGCAGCAGAGAATACCCTAGGTGATGGTGGTGGTGATGTGTGGACATTAaacgctgggaaggggaagtgcgAGGCCTTTCTGAACTCCTGTCCCCTCCTCTATCTGGAGCACCCATGCTACTGCATCCACCTACTGAACCAGCAGTGCTCCCAGGTATACTGCAGCCACTTCGATCTCGATCCTGGGGGGATTTGTCTGTTATCTGAATAAGAAGGAATACAAAGAACAGtgaattgtagtacaggtatccattatctggaaaccagttatccagaaagctccaagttacgaaaaggccatctcccatagaatctattctaagcaaataattctaatttcccTTTTTCACtacaataataaaaccgtaccttgtactaaATTTTAACTAATATACAATGAatcctattggaggcaaaacaatcctattgggtttaataatgtATAAATGGTTTAGCAAACaatgtatggggatccaaattaaagaaagatcctgTACATGTACATTTCTAACCCATTTCATTTTCCTATAAAGGGCACCTGTAAAAAGTGATCTATATAAATATTGCCTCACATCCTTTATTATGCAGTACAATTGTACTCACCGTAGGTGATTTGCTCTTGTAATGGCTCGCATGTTGCTGCAAAATGTCCAAGGCTTTGGACTCTGAGGTTGGTTTGCAACTGACACTTGGGCTGGCTCTTGACTTATCAGATTCTTCATTGCTGCTAATTTTGTTTCCATAAGGAGAAAAAGAATAACTTGGGGGTAGATATGATCCTAAAATGAGAAAAACCAAATAGTGAAGGAAAGTCTTAAAGGGTTCAAAACAATCTAAAAGTGAGCGACTGCTAGATGCTTGGCTACCACGTGGGCAGCTAAAGATAACGAGAAAAATGTAAACTCAACAGCTGGAAACATTTCTCCCAGTGGATGTCAGAGGTTGCTAGACGGTTATAAGAAATTCCCATTTGAAATTGTTTCTGCCAAGGGTGCAATACCAGGTATCAAATCTACAAATGTACTTACTTTTCCCACAAAAGAAAATGACATATCTGTTCAattttgtgttaaataaatgattGCAAAGTCATTTTTGTTCAATTACATCCCcattatctttatatattttttgactaAAGAATAAATACTGACATGTCTACTTGTTCACATTATCATGTATATCCCTAGCTTAATAGAAAGCCTTTCTTTCAGAGTAAGTTATCTGCATTGCTGGACGATACcaatatataaaaatgcacaCATACATACCAGTATATAAGGTGTTGTTACTTAGCATAGGTAAAGGTTGTTACATAATAACAGTAAAAGCATGCAAAGTCAGcgtgttatatatatgtatctaaacTACAATAAATGTGCCAGTCTATATCAAGCtaatatttgtacctgggtaGTTCTGCATCATGACAGCAGGCATGCCACGGTAGCTTGGATGGTTGGGGTCGTATGCTTGACTGTAGGTATAGCCGTGCATGTAGGGGATGTACGATTGATGCTGTGTGAGGGGTGATGAAACTGGAACATGGGTGCTTGTTCGATGGTCCTTAGGCAGCCCTCTGAGGTCCTCTGTGCCTGGTAGTCCCTTGACATCCCCACTCACCCCCTCTTTGCCATCATCCTTAGAGGAGGCCTCCTTACTCCGAGCTCGCTCCTCTTTGGCCTTCCgttctctctcttccttccatcgtTCATCCTCAGATTTTAAGGGGTCTGAGTACTTGGGGTATACATATGTCCACAATCGTGAATCAGCCTCCTGCTGGATACATAAAGAGCAACAGAAAAGAGTATTACATTTAACACTACAGACCTTTCAAAATTCACTAGTTTTCTTGAGCTAATTGGTTATAAACTTCTGCTTATCACTGCAACTATGCTTGTACATATTAAACTATTTTCTTAACTATAATTACATAACTTTTAGGTGATTACCTGTCttacattatatatctatataagccACATGGGAGGGTTTCATAGTTCATGTTACATCTAAAGTAACTAATCTTCAGCTACTGCtctccatttattaaaggagaagtgcCTAACAAATTGTCAGTGATCTGAAGTATCCTTTCCATTTAACATTCTCTCATTACCACTTTGCACAATGAGGAAAGATACCCATTAAACGTGAATGCTAGGTTATCCTTTAattaccatatactgtacatacaaattaATGCTAAAACCAAAAACAAGAAACAATAAAGGTCTCGGATTTTCCTTTTGGTTCTGTATACAAATATAGTAGACCACTGATTAGACTAGGGAATcctatttttttcctgtattatccattgtaacttgaacattttattttcaaagtttaaGTTACATTCATTTCTTAGGCTGATGACacatgaggcgattagtcgccctgcgaatCACCACTGGGGAAACACATGCAgtgcaaagttgcctgaagtttcctagcaaggaaacttcgggctaccTCATAAAGTAGTCGGACCACTTATGTTTCCCTAGTTAGCTGCTGGGAAAGTATTTGGAGGAGATCAGTGGCCTGTgcgaaaagaaaataattgtaggGTGACTAATCTCATGTGTCATCACCCTTATGGGTTAAACTCAGGCTGCTATCACATATGCTATTTCTtccaataaaaacatgaaaacaatatataaatacttCTAACCTTGCaggcaataatgaatacaatATAGTGCCCAACTGCAAAGAACAATGAATTTAACATACAAGATGGTGAAATGATGTTGGCATTTACCTGTCTATACCACAGGGCAGGATCGAGACCAGCTTGGCGATTACATTCTCCAACAGATTTAGCTTCAGCTATATCCTTCCCCGCATGCCCACCACCTTCTGACACTTTTGCCTTTAACCCCTCTCCTTGCTGTAAAGGCACCTTTACAGATTCCTCTGGCTTGGGGATGATCACTGACTTTCCAGAGTCTGAACCAGTCCCCAGTTCCTTGGCCTTGCTGCTCCCAGATTTCCCCAGGTCAGTAAGGCTTGGGGCCTTTGTTAGCGTTGGGGGCACAGATTTATGCTTCCATTCATCTTTAATTGagctttctctttctctttccctTACTGCAATTTCTGCTTTTTTCTCACTGCTGCGTTGCTGCTCTAAACTCTGTCGTTGTTTCTGTTGCTCTTCATAATGCTGCCGATATGTTGGATTAGTACTGAGCATGTGTGCATGGTACCCTTGGTCACTATAGCCATAAGGAGGCACGTAGGCATATTGGTTGTAATAGAGCGACTGCATGTACATGTTAGACCTTTGCTGAATCACAGACGGTTGTTGGCTTGTGCTGGTTAGTTCTGGCTTCTTCTCTTCAGGTGGttctattttcatttttacttcTGTAACTTctagatcctcttccttctttacCTTGAGGGGCTGGCTCTCTGATGCAGCTTGAGCAGTGGGATTTATGGCACTGGGACTGGAATGTGCATAATTAGGGGAGTAATAGGTCTCAAAGTTCTGGTAGTATGGGGAGTCTTTGCTTTGTGGCTGCTGTGCAAAGAGTGTTTTTTTGGCACCCTCTTTTACCATCATATCTGGGTCTTTGACTTTGGTGCCATCTAATTTACCCTCACCATCATCTCCTGCATCAGAGATATCAGAGTATGCAGGACTGTTTGTTTTTGCTGAAGTACCTTCAGCGCCATTTTGGGTTACAACATGCAGAGGGGTCATTGGTTGGCCTGGACTTGGATTCTCTATTCTACTTGATGTACTTCCTGAACCAATTGATGGACTTGGAGCATTGTCTGTAAAGCTGTAAATTTTATCAGCCTCAGCTTTAATGCTGGCTAGGCGATTCTGGTGAGCATCAGAGCCATTGAGGAGCCCATCAGCTTTATTTGAAGAATCCCCCATCCCTTCTCCATAAGGgctttttccttcctctggacgGCCTGACTTGATGGATGGGCCAGGGCTTTCCTCCTCCCTGGactctttcttctttttatccTTCTTTTTCTTATCCCTAGATGGCGTCAAAGCAGGATTGATACCAGAGGGTTCTCCCATAACTGTGGGTTTCGGCTGAATAGGTTTAAGCTGAGGGCTAGCTGGCATAGCTTGCACCACAGTGGTTGTTATGCCAGTTGTAGAGCCAGGACTGGAGGCAGTAAAGGTGGTTGCTTGAAAGGTATACATTGGTTGAGGCACTATAGCTGGTGCAATTGGACGTGCAGACTTTACACTTTTAGAGGCAGGTGGCTTCTCAGTCTTGGCGCTTATGCCTCCTTTTTTGGCTGCATCTTTTTCTGCCAAACTTTTTTCCTGAAGCTCAAAGCCATCATTGCTGGTGTCATCTGTAGCTAGTGGCCCATCCTCTGATCCATCATTAGAAAGAGCTCCAGGATCTGTGTCACCCTCTGCCCCCACTTTCTTTTTACAAACTGCCTTGCTTCCATATTTGCCAGGTAACGTTGGACTGTGTGGTTCAGTTAAGCGGGCCTTGGGAGTAGCAGAACGCGCAGGAGAGAGAGACCCTTTCTGAGATGCAAAAGTGCCATTGCATCCTCCAATGTCCAGGTGAAGATGAGGCTCCTCTCCACACTCACTATCACCATCAGCTTCTGGCTTACTGTCATCATCAGTGTGTGCATGTGCCTGATGATATTTCAGGCCGTTGATGtgcttgtactttttattacaattagGATGGGGACAGTCAATGAGAACTGGAGATGAACAATTGCGATCAAGTGTTGCAGGCTCTACCTTGATAGTGCTAAGTGGCACCGTTAAAGGCAATGACACAGGTGCTGAGGAGGAACCCATTGAATTGGTACGTGCACGCTTGCTTCCTTTAGAATCTTCTGAGCTAGAGGTAAGTTCCATGTCAGAAGGGGGCTTACTTTTGCGCTTACTGGCAGAAGATGGACTAGCTTTGATGTCATCTGTGGTACCACAAGGAGGAGGGCGGTGTTCACCTGAGTTCTGGCTCCCCCTCCTCCCTTTGCTGTTTGTCCCAGCACGTGTcttgctgctgctactgctgctactGCTAGCTCCTTTGTTATCTGGCACAGTCACTGTTTCTGTGAGAGGAGCATTGCTGCTAGgacgcatgcgtttgccccgccCCCGTCCATTCCGCATCTCCAAGTCACTGGTGGGAGAGTCGCAGAATCTGGAGGGGGAAGGGAACAGAAACACCTTGTGAGTTCCTCTGCTTAGATTAGACAGTTACCACTCTAAGGTTACACATTGAATGTCTTAATTATCTCCACACCAACACAACATTTTCAATTTAGTTCTCACAAAGTTAAAGGGTTATTATCATCAAGTATGCATAGTAACACAATGTGCCTAAATATAATATTTGCAAATAACCTTACTGTACTGAATTCATGTAAACTTACCTTGGGGGAGCCCAGTCATGACGTGTGCAGTCCAGCAGGGTACCTACATAGGTTTTGTTTCTCCAAGTCACATTAACAACCAACATTCCTGGGAAGAAAAAGTCAGAAATGGCACAGTTGATAAGGTTTCACAAGACCATAGAGAAGAATAAGAGCCCTATGGTCAAGTGATGTATTACCCAAATTAAAACTaagtaataaaaacagaaatgggAAATAacaggatataaaaaaaaaaaaaagcttttaaatggGGCAGGTGAAAACCAGTAGATGGCAGTATAACCCAAAGCAACACCCCTCCTCTTATTCCAGAACGAGAAGTAAAACATTCTGGTAAAGAACATATTTTCCAATATAGGTTACAGAGACCTTGTCCTCATTAAAGGGAAGCTCCACCCAAACTGCAACTATCCAGTATACCGCATATTAAAGGGCTTCAAAACCAACAATAACGAATTGATGTAAATGCACTCTATGAATTTTTGCAAATgccattttcattttctattttttagcagattccaagatatttttatttttagacttctAATACCAGACTTTTATCTCAACTGAGAGGCAGAACCCATAGGAAAAAAATAATCAAGGAACTGCATAGAAAGCTACGGCCTTCAAAGACAGCTGTTGAACCAAGCATGTCTACCAATTTAAAACTGTCTAAAATTGggatctcagaaaccacttaaaacagaaaatgaatgtaaattgcaaaaaaaaagtgttcagagAAACATCCTGAGAAtgtttacattaacttattttttatGCACTGTTTTTCTCTTAACTCTCTGCCCTGCTGGTCCTAATTCTTGAAAAAacatagcagaagccagctgtcCTCAAATCAAGAATCGAATTCCCACAAGACGTTGTGAAGATACATGCAAGACAGGGTAGGAATTGCAGATATCTGCTAGATGGAGGAGAGTTGACTTTTACTGCATTGTTTCAATGGTCAGCATAAGCTCTGCACCACAGCTCTTTGGTTTTGAAAAGATTTACTTTGTCTCCAGCTCTCAGGCTTGGAATTCTAACTTTTACCTTGCAGCGAGCTCTTCCATTTAGCACCTGCGGCTCCTTGCTCTGCAGTCCTTTCAAATGCTGTAGAGGGAGCTCCTACATTTTGCATTGcaattgtttaattattattaacatgtatttttagagcgccaacacaTTGCGCAGCGAAATCTAGGATTAACTAGGATAAAGATGATATTGTTGGACGAAATAATGGTTCTTCATTTTATTATGTGAAAGAATTAGGCAGGCAGCACAAAGATTTTGAGAGTCCTGCCCTGCCTCATGTTATATTCCTTCATCTGTAGCTAAAACTTGTTTAGCTTTAAAGAAAAGATGGTATTTGGGGCACAATGGAAGGATCCGCTAATTCATCAGATCCCAGAGCTGCCTGTGGAAAGGCCGAGAATTCCTTCTGCAAAGATTCAAGCAAGGCAATGCCTGTTACAGACAGAATCACAGCTTTACCCAGCTCATGTATTCCTATATAGAATGAAACAGCACTCAGCCTCAAGTCTGAATTCACTAAGCATCAGAAAGAAAATAACCCAAATATATAACACACACTACAGCAGGTAaaccccctttaaatgaactggcAATTCACAGATATTCATTTGGgtgaattcttgtgcctggccgaaccgaatcttaatttgcatatgcaaattagaggcagggagggaaatcacgtggcttttcaccacaaaacaaggatgtaaaaaaacagtttccactttttcctttactggccctaatttgcatatgcaaattaggattcagattccgttTGGTATTTGGCATaatttttcatgaaggattcagggattcagccgaatcctatatagtggattcagggcatccctaatTCTTTGCAGTGCTGCTTCCATTGAAACAATGCTGCAGCACTCTGCTCTCCTTCAGCCCAACCTTCATTGCCTAAAACAATGCCCAAAACTCCATGATTGCACGATATGTGTTAATATCTTAACTTGCAAGCCAATGAGCCACTGTGGGAACCAAAGTCTTGCCTGTAGGGGAGCTGGCTACTGTAATCCCTTTAATTCAAAGATGCCTAGAATAAAATTCTcattatgcaattaaaatatcGTTAATTGGGTAAAATCTCCTTTAAATTATACAGTTAATAAATATGTATCTGTAACTAGTATAACTCACATTTAGTACATCATTGAGCATCACAAACAACAAGAGCAATCTGGACTCAATGTAACTAGGTTTCTGAAAATAATCACATATTCTCTTACCATCTTCAGTCTCCTGCCACACAATGCCTTCCAGGTTAACACTGGTGCCCGGCTCACAAGGCCCCAGGCATTCTGGTTCAGTAGCCAGGGCTACATCACTTGTATTGACACCCACTGATCGTGTGCGCACCATGATCTGTTCACATGGGGAAGATATGTCACTGCTCACCATTGGAAGTAGATGCAGAGGGAGACCAGAAGAAGCACAACCTGGAGAGTCCATCTAAAACAGGTAGGATGAAGGCAGGATATGGAAGAtaggagaaacaaaagaaaaagacaaaagaagGGGGGAAAGTGTGGGGGAGAAACAAGACATTTAGTAAAATCTAGGTACTCCGTATTCTTTGAAGAGTGCataataaaacattgtttctATTCAGAATAACATTTCTCAGTCAAGAAACAGTAAAATAAGTAACACTTCTGAAAATACAGTTTAcctaatgttttaattaataagaTAGTTAGTTAGATAGATAGTTTTATTACAGCCAATATCTGGCCGAAATCGTTGATAAGTTAGGTTTTATTTTCACGTTGGACTGAGGACCATATTGGCTCATTGATATGGTCCTTGTTTTCTTCCATCtctgtaatccgattgtttgggCCCAAGATTAGCCAATATCACCCATTTTAGGTGGGTATATTGGggtaaagatctgctcatttggagacTTCTCCAAACAAGTGGAACTTAtagtgtatggtcagcttaagacCCAAAAAGGCCAACCCTCACTGCCATGTGCATCTATCAAGTCCTCTTCCACAAACCTTTAACCAGGCCCTGTTGGCTGCACAATAAGAATAGTAGCACAGGCAGTGTACCAGGCAAATTTGGAAGACTTAATAATTGCAGAAACATTTTGATGTAGATGAGGTCAATATTTCCTGGCTTGCTATCAATGTCTCTATTCTTCGGAATTTAAAATATTAGATGTAACGGATGTAACTGCAGGGGAATGCTCCTAGTTTTAGGCCCCGCCATGTGCTAGGCCAGTCTTCCACACGAGAgggacgatgatgatgatgatgcacaACCGCAAGGAATTTCAGCACAACGGAAAAAGGCAATGCCATAGGAAGCACAATTATATGGAGCAGGTCCAAAACTTATAAACCCAAACTATACCAATCCATCCAAGTTCTCTTCTACTTTATAACCTGCACCTGACCTGACTCCATTCTAATGATTTATACATGGGCAGGAACAGCCACCAAAGGGGAAGGGTCAGTGCTATTGCGTCACACATAGGAAGGGGGTCTGCTCGAAGTTTGAACCAATACCTGTTCAAACCTGTACACCTGGAACGCACTTCCTTGTTAAAAAGTCACCTAAGCTGCGTGTAAACCTCAGGTCAACCTGCTCATTCTTACAGTGTATGTTTTAGACATGTACTATGACAATGTAGAGGACTTGTTGCAGATCACATAGTGCCGGTGGAAAATATTATAGGGGATATATGCATTGGGCCAAAATAGCAAATGATGTTATGCAAGATCAGAGACTGGAGGTtatgtataaacaaaaaaatcgGCATTTGTAGATGTCTGGCATCTGCCTTTTGGCCATTAAACAAGACAAAGGTGGAGAGAGGTGGCCATTAAACAACACTGGGAGAATGACTAGCAATCACACTGTAATCAATTCACTGCACACAGAGGCTCATAACCAGACCTAATtttcttggtatttatttttagataaaatcTCTATGGGGCTCTAAACATGCTCTTACATTTATAGGATTTCTTATTGAAACTGAACTTATAAGAGCTTGAGAGGTAGAACATTTGGATGAAATGTGTAACAGGGCAATTAGCAACAATGAAATTAGGGGATACAAGCACCAACATTCAAGAATTTCATAATGCCCCAACTAATATTTTctggtaaaaataaagaaaagaagaataaaacagaagacaACGCAGACTGAAGTGTATCCTTGTGCAAAGTCATTGATGCCGAGTATTCTACATAACTTACACCAAGAAATCTACTGCCTGATAGtattttctaggccctgggaccccacacggggagaaagtaggacactggggactgtggtctaGAGTCTACCTTACtatcttttagggatgcacagaatccaggttttcggttcgggattcggcctttttcagcaggataatgCAAATgataatgcaaattaggggtggggggaaaattgtgtgacttgtcagaaaacaaggaagtaaaaaatattttcccctttccacccctaatttgcatatgcaaattagggttcgggattcggccgaatcttt
Above is a genomic segment from Xenopus laevis strain J_2021 chromosome 3L, Xenopus_laevis_v10.1, whole genome shotgun sequence containing:
- the znf609.L gene encoding zinc finger protein 609 isoform X1 translates to MSLSSGAPGGKGLDTNPVETYDSGDEWDIGVGNLIIDLDADLEKDQQKLEMSGSKEVGLPAPNAVATLPDNIKFVTPVPSGQSKESKSKSKRSKSSKDGSRSNQASSGLFPTGEANKKEAGGRSVESGNSSGTPSVSVAPSKNSEKSSKASRISSSSKKESGKAKKDKSEVGVGGEKEPSAVLQPTQGMVGRGVALQEAAGAAVDHLGGGMTVDGGSTLNVAGIKTEPEDQEAENRGLKKIKAEVMDSPGCASSGLPLHLLPMVSSDISSPCEQIMVRTRSVGVNTSDVALATEPECLGPCEPGTSVNLEGIVWQETEDGMLVVNVTWRNKTYVGTLLDCTRHDWAPPRFCDSPTSDLEMRNGRGRGKRMRPSSNAPLTETVTVPDNKGASSSSSSSSKTRAGTNSKGRRGSQNSGEHRPPPCGTTDDIKASPSSASKRKSKPPSDMELTSSSEDSKGSKRARTNSMGSSSAPVSLPLTVPLSTIKVEPATLDRNCSSPVLIDCPHPNCNKKYKHINGLKYHQAHAHTDDDSKPEADGDSECGEEPHLHLDIGGCNGTFASQKGSLSPARSATPKARLTEPHSPTLPGKYGSKAVCKKKVGAEGDTDPGALSNDGSEDGPLATDDTSNDGFELQEKSLAEKDAAKKGGISAKTEKPPASKSVKSARPIAPAIVPQPMYTFQATTFTASSPGSTTGITTTVVQAMPASPQLKPIQPKPTVMGEPSGINPALTPSRDKKKKDKKKKESREEESPGPSIKSGRPEEGKSPYGEGMGDSSNKADGLLNGSDAHQNRLASIKAEADKIYSFTDNAPSPSIGSGSTSSRIENPSPGQPMTPLHVVTQNGAEGTSAKTNSPAYSDISDAGDDGEGKLDGTKVKDPDMMVKEGAKKTLFAQQPQSKDSPYYQNFETYYSPNYAHSSPSAINPTAQAASESQPLKVKKEEDLEVTEVKMKIEPPEEKKPELTSTSQQPSVIQQRSNMYMQSLYYNQYAYVPPYGYSDQGYHAHMLSTNPTYRQHYEEQQKQRQSLEQQRSSEKKAEIAVRERERESSIKDEWKHKSVPPTLTKAPSLTDLGKSGSSKAKELGTGSDSGKSVIIPKPEESVKVPLQQGEGLKAKVSEGGGHAGKDIAEAKSVGECNRQAGLDPALWYRQQEADSRLWTYVYPKYSDPLKSEDERWKEERERKAKEERARSKEASSKDDGKEGVSGDVKGLPGTEDLRGLPKDHRTSTHVPVSSPLTQHQSYIPYMHGYTYSQAYDPNHPSYRGMPAVMMQNYPGSYLPPSYSFSPYGNKISSNEESDKSRASPSVSCKPTSESKALDILQQHASHYKSKSPTITDKSPQDRDRSGCSIPGSTAGSVGGCSSMGAPDRGGDRSSERPRTSPSQRLMSTHHHHHHLGYSLLPAQYPVPYTAGLASTAIVASQQSSAPSLYPPPRR